CAGATTGCACACACTCTGGTCCCACCCCATCGCCCGGAATGACGGTGATGAGTTTCTTGCCAGAAGGTGTTGTAGTCACGTTCATGCCTTGCCTCCACTCGCTGAATGGCGATGCGTTGTAGCATCATATTAGAGACCGCAAACACTTTTTCCTTGCCGTTTGCTTTCGCGCTGCTAAACTCGTATAATCGAAGACGCTATGGGAAACACATTCGGACATCTGTTTCGGATTACGACCTTCGGCGAGTCGCACGGCGGGGCGGTGGGGGTCGTCATCGACGGTTGTCCGCCGCACGTGCCCATCGCGGCAGAGGAGATACAGCGCGAGCTGGACAGGCGGCGTCCTGGGCAGAGCAAGCTGGTCACACAACGACGAGAGAGCGATACTGTGCATATCCTCTCCGGCGTGTTCGAAGGCAAAACGCTGGGCACGCCCATCTGCTTGCTAGTGTGGAACGAGGACGCCCGCCCCGAAGCCTACGAACACTTCAAGGAGCTGTATCGTCCCTCCCACGCGGACTACACTTACGATACCAAATACGGCATTCGCGACTGGCGCGGCGGTGGAAGGTCCAGCGCGCGGGAGACAGTGGGACGGGTAGCGGCAGGGGCAATCGCCAGGAAGATTCTGCAAGAGCAAGGCGTGCAGATTGTGGGCTGGGTAGAAAAGATACACACCCTGCGCGCGGAGGTAGACCCCGACACCGTCACCGTAGAGCAGGTGGAGGCGAACCCAGTACGCTGTCCCGACCCAGCCGTTGCGGAGGCAATGGCACAGGCGATAGAACAGGCGCGTCGGCAGGGTGACTCGCTGGGAGGCGTGGTGGGCTGTGTGGCGCGAGGCGTGCCGCCCGGCTGGGGAGACCCCGTGTTCGATAAGCTGGACGCCGACCTCGCGAAAGCGATGCTTTCTATCCCGGCGGCGAAGGGCTTCGAGATTGGCTCTGGCTTCGCAGGAACCGACCTGACCGGCTCGCAACACAACGACCCCTTCTACGTGGACGAACAGGGCAATATCCGTACCCGTACCAACCGCTCGGGCGGCGTGCAGGGAGGTATCTCTAACGGCGAGAATATCCTCGTTCGCGTTGCCTTTAAGCCAACAGCCACCATCATGCGACCGCAGGAAACGGTCAACATACACCACGAACCGGATATACTGCAGGCAAAAGGCAGACACGACCCCTGTGTGTTGCCCCGCGCTGTGCCCATTGTGGAGGCAATGATGGCGCTGGTGCTGGTCGACCACTACTTGCGCCATCGTGCCCAGTGTGGAGGCGAAGGATGAACCGACGTCAGCGAGAAGTGCTGGAAACGCTGGAACGATTACTGCACGCCATCTACTGTCAGGA
This region of Bacillota bacterium genomic DNA includes:
- the aroC gene encoding chorismate synthase, with protein sequence MGNTFGHLFRITTFGESHGGAVGVVIDGCPPHVPIAAEEIQRELDRRRPGQSKLVTQRRESDTVHILSGVFEGKTLGTPICLLVWNEDARPEAYEHFKELYRPSHADYTYDTKYGIRDWRGGGRSSARETVGRVAAGAIARKILQEQGVQIVGWVEKIHTLRAEVDPDTVTVEQVEANPVRCPDPAVAEAMAQAIEQARRQGDSLGGVVGCVARGVPPGWGDPVFDKLDADLAKAMLSIPAAKGFEIGSGFAGTDLTGSQHNDPFYVDEQGNIRTRTNRSGGVQGGISNGENILVRVAFKPTATIMRPQETVNIHHEPDILQAKGRHDPCVLPRAVPIVEAMMALVLVDHYLRHRAQCGGEG